A region of Bacillus cabrialesii DNA encodes the following proteins:
- the fsa gene encoding fructose-6-phosphate aldolase has product MLFFVDTANIDEIREANELGILAGVTTNPSLVAKEANVSFHDRLREITDVVKGSVSAEVISLKAEEMIEEGKELAKIAPNITVKIPMTSDGLKAVRALTDLGIKTNVTLIFNANQALLAARAGATYVSPFLGRLDDIGHNGLDLISDVKQIFDIHGLDTQIIAASIRHPQHVTEAALRGAHIGTMPLKVIHALTKHPLTDKGIEQFLADWNK; this is encoded by the coding sequence ATGTTATTTTTTGTTGATACAGCTAATATCGATGAAATCAGAGAAGCGAATGAATTAGGAATCCTCGCTGGTGTAACGACGAATCCTAGTTTAGTAGCAAAAGAAGCTAACGTATCATTCCACGACCGTCTTCGCGAGATCACAGATGTCGTGAAAGGCTCTGTAAGCGCAGAGGTTATTTCTTTGAAAGCTGAGGAAATGATCGAGGAAGGAAAAGAACTGGCGAAAATCGCACCGAACATTACGGTGAAAATCCCGATGACATCTGACGGTTTAAAAGCGGTAAGAGCACTTACTGACTTAGGCATCAAAACGAACGTCACTTTGATCTTCAATGCAAACCAGGCGCTGCTTGCTGCCAGAGCAGGAGCAACATATGTATCTCCATTCCTGGGACGTTTAGATGACATCGGCCACAACGGGCTTGACCTGATCTCTGACGTCAAACAGATTTTTGACATTCACGGTCTTGACACGCAAATCATTGCGGCGTCAATCCGCCATCCGCAGCACGTGACAGAAGCCGCACTAAGAGGGGCTCATATCGGCACAATGCCGCTGAAAGTCATTCATGCGCTCACTAAGCACCCGTTAACAGACAAAGGAATCGAACAATTCCTGGCAGACTGGAATAAATAA
- a CDS encoding class II fructose-bisphosphate aldolase, whose product MPLVSMTEMLNTAKEKGYAVGQFNLNNLEFTQAILQAAEEEKSPVILGVSEGAGRYMGGFKTVVAMVKALMEEYKVTVPVAIHLDHGSSFESCAKAIHAGFTSVMIDASHHPFEENVATTAKVVELAHFHGVSVEAELGTVGGQEDDVIAEGVIYADPKECQELVERTGIDCLAPALGSVHGPYKGEPNLGFKEMEEIGKTTGLPLVLHGGTGIPTDDIKKSISLGTAKINVNTENQISSAKAVRETLAAKPDEYDPRKYLGPAREAIKETVIGKMREFGSSNQA is encoded by the coding sequence ATGCCTTTAGTTTCTATGACGGAAATGTTGAATACAGCTAAAGAAAAAGGGTACGCTGTAGGACAATTTAACTTAAACAACCTTGAGTTTACTCAAGCGATTTTACAAGCAGCTGAAGAAGAAAAATCTCCAGTGATCCTTGGTGTTTCCGAAGGTGCGGGACGCTACATGGGCGGCTTCAAAACAGTCGTAGCTATGGTAAAAGCACTTATGGAAGAGTACAAAGTGACAGTTCCTGTTGCAATTCACTTAGACCACGGTTCAAGCTTTGAATCTTGTGCGAAAGCGATTCATGCAGGTTTCACATCTGTAATGATCGACGCTTCTCACCATCCATTTGAAGAAAACGTAGCAACAACTGCTAAAGTTGTTGAGCTTGCTCATTTCCACGGAGTATCTGTAGAAGCTGAGCTTGGAACAGTAGGCGGACAAGAAGATGACGTTATCGCTGAAGGCGTAATCTACGCTGACCCTAAAGAGTGCCAAGAGCTTGTTGAGCGCACTGGCATCGACTGCCTTGCACCTGCATTAGGTTCTGTTCACGGCCCTTACAAAGGTGAGCCAAACCTTGGCTTCAAAGAAATGGAAGAGATCGGAAAAACAACTGGTCTTCCGCTAGTTCTTCACGGCGGTACTGGAATTCCGACTGATGACATCAAAAAATCAATTTCACTTGGTACAGCTAAAATCAACGTGAATACTGAAAACCAAATTTCTTCTGCAAAAGCTGTTCGCGAAACATTGGCAGCTAAGCCTGACGAATACGATCCTCGTAAATATCTTGGACCTGCTCGTGAAGCGATCAAAGAAACAGTTATCGGTAAAATGCGTGAATTTGGTTCTTCAAACCAAGCTTAA
- the spo0F gene encoding sporulation initiation phosphotransferase Spo0F, producing the protein MMNEKILIVDDQYGIRILLNEVFNKEGYQTFQAANGLQALDIVTKERPDLVLLDMKIPGMDGIEILKRMKVIDENIRVIIMTAYGELDMIQESKELGALTHFAKPFDIDEIRDAVKKYLPLKSN; encoded by the coding sequence ATGATGAATGAAAAAATTTTAATCGTTGATGATCAATACGGCATACGTATTTTGCTTAATGAAGTGTTCAATAAAGAAGGCTACCAGACGTTTCAGGCTGCAAACGGCCTTCAGGCGCTCGACATCGTGACAAAAGAACGGCCCGACCTTGTGCTGCTGGACATGAAAATTCCCGGCATGGACGGAATCGAAATCCTAAAACGGATGAAGGTTATTGACGAAAACATCCGGGTGATCATCATGACCGCATACGGAGAGCTCGACATGATCCAGGAATCAAAGGAACTGGGCGCTCTTACGCACTTTGCGAAGCCGTTTGACATCGACGAAATCAGAGACGCCGTGAAAAAATATCTGCCCCTGAAGTCTAACTGA
- a CDS encoding DUF2529 domain-containing protein encodes MLKIFTTQLTGIFSRIQDKESDAIEDGARLLAQAVISGHSIYLYGANELQGVFYEATESREPFPSVKAFPKSAEEVTESDRVLMFCSGTGTPEEQALAKELYEKGAGVVCVSPAAKESAGIEQYCDVHIDSKLKMPLVPDEDGTRYGFPSLMTALYVYHALSFTLKEILQEYA; translated from the coding sequence ATGTTGAAAATATTTACGACGCAGTTAACAGGTATTTTTTCCCGCATTCAGGATAAGGAATCTGACGCGATTGAAGATGGGGCGCGGCTGCTTGCTCAAGCGGTAATCAGCGGGCATTCCATTTATTTATACGGAGCAAATGAGCTTCAGGGCGTCTTTTATGAGGCAACCGAAAGCAGAGAGCCCTTCCCATCCGTCAAAGCCTTTCCGAAAAGCGCTGAGGAAGTGACAGAAAGCGACAGGGTGCTGATGTTTTGCTCGGGGACGGGCACACCCGAGGAGCAGGCGCTCGCGAAAGAGCTTTATGAAAAAGGTGCGGGAGTCGTATGCGTTTCGCCGGCTGCCAAAGAGAGTGCGGGAATTGAACAATATTGTGATGTGCATATTGATTCTAAATTAAAAATGCCGCTCGTTCCCGATGAAGACGGCACCCGTTACGGATTTCCCTCTTTAATGACAGCACTGTATGTCTACCATGCTTTATCGTTTACATTAAAAGAAATTCTGCAAGAGTATGCATAA
- the pyrG gene encoding glutamine hydrolyzing CTP synthase, with amino-acid sequence MTKYIFVTGGVVSSLGKGIVAASLGRLLKNRGLNVTIQKFDPYINVDPGTMSPYQHGEVFVTDDGAETDLDLGHYERFIDINLNKFSNVTTGKIYSTVLKKERRGDYLGGTVQVIPHITNELKDRVYRAGKETNADVVITEIGGTVGDIESLPFLEAIRQMKSDIGRENVMYIHCTLVPYIKAAGELKTKPTQHSVKELRSLGIQPNIIVVRTEMPISQDMKDKIALFCDIDTKAVIECEDADNLYSIPLELQKQGLDKLVCEHMQLSCEEAEMSEWKELVNKVSNLSQTITIGLVGKYVELPDAYISVVESLRHAGYAFDTDVKVKWINAEEVTESNIEELTSGTDGIIVPGGFGDRGVEGKIVATKYARENNIPFLGICLGMQVASIEYARNVLGLKGAHSAEIDPSTQYPIIDLLPEQKDVEDLGGTLRLGLYPCKLEEGTKAFEVYQDEVVYERHRHRYEFNNEFRQQMEDQGFIFSGTSPDGRLVEIIELKDHPWFVASQFHPEFKSRPTRPQPLFKGFIGASVEAANQK; translated from the coding sequence ATGACGAAATATATTTTTGTAACCGGGGGAGTCGTATCCTCACTTGGAAAGGGTATTGTAGCAGCTTCATTGGGACGTTTGCTGAAAAACCGCGGATTAAACGTGACGATTCAAAAATTCGATCCATACATCAACGTTGACCCGGGAACAATGAGCCCGTACCAGCACGGTGAAGTATTCGTAACGGATGACGGCGCTGAAACTGACTTGGACCTTGGTCACTATGAGCGTTTTATCGACATCAACCTGAATAAATTCAGCAACGTGACAACAGGTAAAATCTATTCAACAGTTCTTAAAAAAGAACGACGCGGAGACTATCTTGGCGGAACCGTACAGGTCATCCCGCACATCACAAACGAACTGAAAGACCGTGTGTACCGCGCGGGGAAAGAAACAAACGCAGATGTCGTCATTACAGAAATCGGCGGTACCGTCGGAGACATCGAATCACTGCCATTCCTTGAGGCGATCCGCCAAATGAAGAGCGACATCGGCCGTGAAAACGTGATGTACATCCACTGTACGCTTGTACCTTACATTAAAGCTGCTGGCGAATTGAAAACAAAACCGACACAGCACAGCGTAAAAGAATTGCGCAGCTTGGGCATTCAGCCAAACATCATCGTCGTTCGTACAGAAATGCCGATTTCTCAAGATATGAAAGATAAAATCGCGCTATTCTGCGACATCGATACAAAAGCGGTGATCGAGTGTGAAGATGCGGACAACCTTTACTCCATTCCTCTTGAGCTTCAAAAACAAGGGCTTGATAAGCTTGTTTGCGAGCACATGCAATTGTCATGCGAAGAGGCGGAAATGTCAGAGTGGAAAGAGCTTGTTAACAAAGTCAGCAACCTGTCTCAAACGATCACGATCGGTCTTGTCGGCAAATACGTTGAGCTTCCTGACGCATATATTTCTGTTGTTGAATCACTCCGCCATGCGGGCTATGCGTTTGACACAGATGTAAAAGTGAAATGGATCAACGCCGAAGAAGTGACAGAAAGCAACATCGAAGAGCTCACAAGCGGAACGGACGGAATCATCGTGCCGGGCGGATTCGGAGATCGCGGTGTTGAAGGCAAAATCGTCGCTACTAAATACGCGCGCGAAAACAACATTCCGTTCTTGGGCATTTGCTTGGGCATGCAGGTTGCATCTATTGAATATGCACGAAACGTATTGGGCTTAAAAGGCGCTCACTCAGCGGAAATTGATCCGTCAACTCAATATCCGATCATCGACCTTCTTCCTGAACAGAAGGATGTTGAGGATCTCGGAGGAACGCTGCGACTCGGCCTTTACCCTTGTAAGCTTGAAGAGGGCACGAAAGCCTTTGAAGTGTATCAGGATGAAGTGGTATACGAGCGCCACCGCCACCGCTATGAATTCAACAACGAATTCAGACAGCAAATGGAAGACCAAGGCTTCATCTTCTCAGGCACAAGCCCTGATGGACGCCTTGTTGAAATCATCGAGCTGAAAGACCATCCTTGGTTCGTGGCTTCTCAGTTCCATCCAGAGTTCAAGTCAAGACCGACAAGACCTCAGCCTCTATTCAAAGGCTTCATCGGAGCGTCTGTCGAAGCTGCAAATCAGAAGTAA
- the rpoE gene encoding DNA-directed RNA polymerase subunit delta, which translates to MGIKQYSQEELKEMALVEIAHELFEEHKKPVPFQELLNEIASLLGVKKEELGDRIAQFYTDLNIDGRFLALSDQTWGLRSWYPYDQLDEETQPTVKAKKKKAKKAVEEDLDLDEFEEVDEDDLDLDEVEEELDLDADDFDDEDLDEDDDDLEIEEDIIDEEDEDYEEDEEDLKS; encoded by the coding sequence TTGGGTATCAAACAATATTCACAGGAAGAGCTAAAGGAAATGGCTTTAGTTGAAATCGCTCACGAATTATTTGAAGAACATAAAAAACCAGTTCCATTTCAGGAGCTTTTAAATGAAATCGCATCTTTGCTCGGCGTGAAAAAAGAAGAGCTTGGAGACCGCATCGCTCAATTTTATACAGATTTAAACATTGACGGCCGTTTCCTGGCGCTTTCTGACCAGACTTGGGGGCTTCGCAGCTGGTATCCGTATGATCAGCTTGATGAAGAAACTCAGCCGACAGTCAAGGCGAAAAAGAAAAAAGCGAAGAAAGCAGTCGAAGAAGATCTTGATCTTGACGAGTTTGAAGAGGTTGATGAAGATGACCTTGATTTGGACGAAGTTGAGGAAGAACTTGATCTTGACGCCGACGATTTTGACGATGAAGATCTCGATGAAGACGACGACGATCTTGAGATCGAAGAGGATATTATTGATGAAGAAGATGAAGACTATGAAGAAGACGAAGAGGATCTCAAATCGTAA
- the acdA gene encoding acyl-CoA dehydrogenase AcdA, with product MNFSLSEEHEMIRKLVRDFAKHEVAPTAAERDEQERFDRELFREMAHLGLTGIPWPEEYGGIGSDYLAYVMAVEELSKVCASTGVTLSAHISLCSWPLFAYGTEEQKTEHLTQLALGEKIGAFALTEAGSGSDAGGMKTTAERIGDHYVLNGSKVFITNGGIADIYIVFAITDPEKKKKGVSAFIVEKDAEGFVTGKKEKKLGIRSSPTTEITFEDCVVPAANRLGEEGEGFKIAMKTLDGGRNGIAAQAVGIAQGALDAALQYAKERKQFGKSIAEQQGIAFKLADMATMIEASRLLTYQAAWLESSGLPYGKASAMSKLLAGDTAMKVTTEAVQIFGGYGYTKDYPVERYMRDAKITQIYEGTQEIQRLVISRMLAD from the coding sequence ATGAATTTCTCATTATCAGAAGAACACGAAATGATACGGAAATTAGTGCGAGATTTTGCAAAGCATGAGGTGGCCCCGACAGCGGCGGAACGCGACGAGCAAGAACGCTTCGACCGGGAGCTGTTTCGGGAAATGGCGCATCTGGGGCTGACGGGGATTCCGTGGCCTGAAGAATATGGAGGAATCGGAAGTGACTATCTGGCCTACGTCATGGCGGTGGAGGAGCTGTCAAAAGTGTGCGCCTCCACCGGTGTGACGCTTTCTGCCCATATCTCTCTTTGCAGCTGGCCGCTGTTTGCCTATGGGACGGAAGAACAGAAGACAGAGCATTTAACACAGCTGGCCCTCGGAGAGAAAATCGGCGCTTTCGCTTTGACTGAAGCAGGGTCCGGTTCTGACGCCGGCGGCATGAAAACAACTGCTGAACGAATCGGTGATCATTATGTGCTAAATGGGTCAAAAGTGTTTATCACAAACGGCGGGATCGCGGATATTTACATTGTTTTTGCCATCACTGATCCCGAGAAAAAGAAAAAAGGCGTTTCCGCTTTTATTGTAGAAAAAGATGCTGAAGGTTTTGTTACAGGCAAGAAAGAAAAGAAGCTGGGCATCCGTTCGTCACCGACAACGGAAATTACATTCGAAGATTGTGTTGTGCCCGCAGCAAATCGTCTCGGAGAAGAAGGGGAAGGCTTCAAAATCGCGATGAAGACGCTTGATGGAGGCAGAAACGGTATTGCCGCCCAAGCAGTGGGCATCGCTCAGGGGGCGCTTGATGCCGCGCTTCAATACGCAAAAGAGAGAAAGCAATTCGGAAAATCGATCGCCGAGCAGCAAGGCATCGCTTTTAAACTCGCGGATATGGCTACAATGATAGAAGCTTCAAGGCTATTGACCTATCAGGCGGCATGGCTTGAATCATCAGGTCTTCCGTATGGAAAAGCTTCCGCCATGTCCAAACTGCTGGCGGGAGATACGGCGATGAAGGTAACGACCGAAGCCGTGCAGATCTTCGGCGGCTACGGTTATACAAAAGATTATCCGGTCGAACGATATATGCGTGATGCGAAAATCACGCAAATCTATGAAGGCACTCAAGAAATTCAAAGACTTGTCATCTCCAGAATGCTCGCGGATTAA
- a CDS encoding heterodisulfide reductase-related iron-sulfur binding cluster yields MSGFLIANALLFLIVTAYAVCLFVYLVKTRLAYIRLGQKEQFDQRIKERLRAIWVNVFGQKKLLKDKKSGIIHVMFFYGFILVQFGAIDFIIKGLAPDRHLPLGPVYPAFTFFQEIVTFLILIAVGWAFYRRYIEKLVRLKRGFKAGLVLIFIGGLMLTVLLGNGMNLIWHEHGLSWSEPIASGIAFLLGGVGKTGAAVIFYIAWWVHLLFLLSFLVYVPQSKHAHLIAGPANVFFNRMESAGKLEKIDFTDETKESYGAGKIEDFRQSQLLDLYACVECGRCTNMCPATGTGKMLSPMDLILRLRDHLTEKGAAVTSRSPWVPAAAFRHTRGNQLAAASAGSGSREAAAALDYNPSLIGDVITEEEIWACTTCRNCEDQCPVMNEHVDKIIDLRRYLVLTEGKMDSDAQRAMTSIERQGNPWGLNRKERENWRDAAPDAEIPTVKEMKKEGKEFEYLFWVGSMGSYDNRSQKIAVSFAKLLNHAGVSFAILGNKEKNSGDTPRRLGNEFLFQELAEKNISEFEKNHIKKIVTIDPHAYNLFKNEYPDFGFEGEVYHHTEVLAELVKNGKLKPQHPLYETITFHDSCYLGRYNEVYDPPREILKAIPGVELIEMERNRETGMCCGAGGGLMWMEEETGNRINVARTEQALAVNPSVIGSGCPYCLTMLGDGTKAKEAEDRVKTYDVAELLAQSVLGADMKMGEKP; encoded by the coding sequence ATGAGCGGCTTTCTCATCGCAAATGCATTGTTGTTTCTGATTGTAACCGCTTACGCTGTCTGTTTGTTTGTCTACTTGGTCAAAACGAGACTGGCCTACATCAGACTCGGACAGAAGGAACAATTTGACCAACGGATCAAGGAACGGCTTCGCGCCATATGGGTGAATGTATTCGGACAGAAAAAACTGCTCAAGGACAAGAAAAGCGGAATCATTCACGTTATGTTTTTCTACGGATTTATATTGGTTCAATTCGGAGCAATCGACTTTATCATCAAAGGACTGGCTCCTGACCGGCATCTGCCGCTCGGCCCTGTCTATCCCGCCTTCACCTTTTTTCAGGAAATCGTTACGTTTCTTATTTTAATCGCTGTCGGCTGGGCATTCTACAGACGTTATATCGAAAAGCTCGTCAGGCTGAAACGCGGTTTCAAAGCAGGACTCGTTCTCATTTTTATCGGAGGGTTAATGCTGACGGTCCTGCTTGGGAACGGGATGAATCTCATTTGGCATGAGCACGGGCTTTCTTGGAGCGAGCCGATCGCATCAGGCATCGCGTTTTTGCTTGGCGGTGTCGGGAAAACGGGCGCGGCGGTGATTTTCTATATCGCATGGTGGGTGCATCTTCTGTTTTTGCTGAGTTTTTTAGTGTACGTGCCTCAGTCAAAGCACGCTCATTTAATCGCCGGTCCTGCCAATGTCTTCTTCAATCGAATGGAGTCAGCCGGGAAGCTTGAAAAAATCGATTTTACCGACGAAACGAAAGAAAGCTACGGAGCGGGTAAAATTGAAGATTTCAGGCAGTCTCAGCTACTTGATCTGTACGCGTGTGTCGAGTGCGGCCGCTGCACCAATATGTGCCCAGCAACAGGTACAGGAAAAATGCTGTCACCGATGGATTTGATTTTGCGCCTCAGAGACCATCTCACGGAAAAAGGCGCCGCCGTCACCTCGCGTTCGCCATGGGTGCCCGCGGCAGCGTTCCGGCATACGAGAGGCAATCAGCTGGCCGCGGCGTCAGCGGGCAGCGGATCGCGGGAAGCCGCAGCAGCGCTGGATTACAATCCAAGCCTGATCGGAGATGTTATCACAGAGGAAGAAATTTGGGCGTGCACCACTTGCCGAAACTGTGAGGATCAATGTCCGGTCATGAACGAGCACGTCGATAAAATCATCGACCTCCGCCGCTACCTCGTACTGACAGAAGGAAAAATGGACAGTGACGCGCAGCGCGCCATGACCAGCATCGAACGGCAGGGAAATCCGTGGGGCCTCAATCGCAAGGAACGTGAAAATTGGCGTGACGCGGCGCCGGATGCCGAGATTCCGACCGTAAAAGAAATGAAAAAAGAAGGAAAAGAATTTGAGTACCTTTTCTGGGTCGGTTCCATGGGGTCTTACGACAACAGAAGCCAGAAAATCGCCGTCTCTTTTGCTAAGCTGCTCAATCACGCGGGCGTGTCCTTCGCGATCCTCGGCAATAAAGAAAAAAATTCAGGAGACACGCCGCGCCGCCTCGGAAATGAATTTTTATTCCAAGAGCTGGCAGAGAAGAATATTTCCGAATTTGAAAAAAATCATATCAAAAAAATCGTTACAATCGATCCGCACGCATACAATTTATTTAAAAACGAGTACCCTGATTTCGGATTCGAAGGCGAGGTTTATCACCATACAGAAGTGCTGGCCGAGCTGGTGAAGAACGGGAAATTAAAACCGCAGCACCCGCTTTATGAGACGATTACCTTCCATGATTCATGCTACTTGGGCCGGTACAACGAAGTCTATGATCCGCCGAGGGAGATTTTGAAAGCCATTCCGGGCGTAGAGCTGATTGAAATGGAGAGAAACCGGGAAACCGGCATGTGCTGCGGGGCAGGCGGGGGGTTAATGTGGATGGAGGAAGAAACGGGCAACAGGATTAACGTCGCCAGGACAGAGCAAGCGCTTGCGGTCAACCCTTCGGTGATCGGCTCAGGATGTCCGTACTGTCTCACGATGCTCGGAGACGGCACAAAGGCAAAAGAAGCCGAGGACCGGGTTAAAACATATGATGTCGCCGAGCTACTGGCCCAATCTGTCTTAGGCGCTGATATGAAAATGGGGGAGAAACCATGA
- the cls gene encoding cardiolipin synthase: protein MKVFFVILIIVIILLAFILLDIFMGRAVYKKNAYEPVFTKKKSDIELIHCGADLVERMMEDIRQAVSSVHVMFFIMKNDEVSHNMFTLLKTKAQAGVSVYLLLDWSGCQKIKKPALETMKNAGVHVHFLNKPRFPFFFFHMQKRNHRKIAVIDGKIGYIGGFNIAEEYLGKKAKFGNWEDYHLRMKGEGVRDLQTLFTADLKRNTESAELGPDVWPELPQGNISHKIYATDGYSLEKTYLANIAQAKERITICTPYYIPTKSLQQALVKARKNGVAVTIIVPMKSDHPLVREAAFTYYSELLDAGCLIYRFYQGFYHVKALIIDDHFSIIGTANFDQRSFFLNEEVNVEIDDKAFTKEVYATIEEDIKRSELLTKENFKKRTFRQRPAEWLGRALSYFL, encoded by the coding sequence ATGAAGGTATTTTTCGTGATTCTTATCATTGTCATCATACTATTGGCTTTTATTCTGCTTGATATCTTCATGGGACGCGCCGTTTATAAAAAAAACGCGTACGAGCCCGTTTTCACTAAAAAGAAGAGTGACATTGAATTGATCCACTGCGGCGCTGATCTTGTGGAACGGATGATGGAAGACATCCGTCAGGCCGTTTCCTCTGTCCACGTTATGTTTTTTATCATGAAAAACGATGAGGTCAGCCACAATATGTTTACGCTGCTGAAAACAAAAGCACAGGCCGGTGTTTCTGTTTATTTGCTTCTGGACTGGTCCGGCTGCCAAAAGATTAAAAAACCGGCGCTGGAGACGATGAAAAATGCCGGCGTTCATGTTCACTTTCTTAACAAGCCCCGCTTTCCCTTTTTCTTTTTTCATATGCAAAAACGGAATCACCGGAAAATCGCTGTGATAGACGGAAAAATCGGTTATATCGGCGGGTTTAACATCGCTGAGGAATACCTGGGAAAAAAGGCGAAGTTCGGCAATTGGGAGGATTATCATCTGCGTATGAAGGGAGAAGGTGTCCGCGATCTTCAGACGCTTTTTACAGCCGACCTGAAACGAAATACCGAATCAGCTGAACTGGGCCCGGATGTTTGGCCGGAGCTTCCGCAAGGGAATATCTCTCATAAGATTTATGCGACTGACGGTTATTCTCTTGAAAAAACGTATTTGGCAAATATCGCGCAGGCAAAAGAGCGCATTACTATTTGCACGCCTTATTATATTCCGACAAAATCGCTTCAGCAGGCCTTGGTCAAAGCAAGAAAAAACGGTGTAGCCGTTACGATTATCGTGCCGATGAAATCAGATCATCCGCTGGTCAGAGAAGCAGCTTTTACGTATTATTCGGAGCTTTTGGATGCCGGCTGTCTTATCTACCGTTTTTATCAGGGGTTTTATCATGTGAAAGCCCTGATTATTGACGATCATTTCAGCATCATCGGCACCGCCAATTTTGATCAGCGAAGCTTTTTTTTAAATGAAGAGGTGAATGTTGAAATCGATGATAAGGCTTTTACAAAAGAAGTCTATGCCACGATTGAAGAAGATATTAAAAGGTCGGAGCTGCTGACAAAGGAGAATTTCAAAAAACGCACCTTTAGGCAGCGCCCGGCGGAATGGCTTGGCAGAGCATTATCTTATTTTTTATAA
- the uvsE gene encoding UV DNA damage repair endonuclease UvsE, with product MIFRFGFVSNAMSLWDASPAKTLTFARYSKLSKDERKEALLTVTKANLRNTMRTLHYIIGHGIPLYRFSSSIVPLATHPDVMWDFVTPFQKEFQEIGELVKTHHLRTSFHPNQFTLFTSPKENVTKNAVTDMAYHYRMLEAMGIVDRSVINIHIGGAYGDKETATAQFHQNMKKLPQEIKQRMTLENDDKTYTTEETLLVCEKEDVPFVFDFHHFYANPDDDADLNEALPRMIKTWERIGLQPKVHLSSPKSEQAIRSHADYVDANFLLPLLERFRQWGTNIDFMIEAKQKDKALLRLMDELSSIRGVKRIGGGALQWKS from the coding sequence ATGATTTTCAGATTCGGGTTCGTTTCAAACGCGATGAGCCTTTGGGATGCGTCTCCCGCTAAAACATTAACATTCGCGCGTTATTCCAAGCTATCAAAGGATGAAAGAAAAGAAGCCCTGCTTACTGTGACAAAAGCCAATTTGCGCAATACGATGAGAACCCTTCACTATATCATCGGCCACGGTATTCCTTTGTACCGTTTTTCCAGTTCGATTGTGCCGCTGGCCACACATCCCGATGTGATGTGGGATTTTGTAACGCCGTTTCAAAAAGAGTTTCAGGAGATTGGAGAGCTTGTGAAAACACATCATCTGAGAACAAGCTTTCACCCCAACCAATTCACTCTGTTTACAAGCCCGAAGGAAAATGTCACAAAAAATGCGGTAACCGATATGGCGTATCACTACCGCATGCTTGAAGCCATGGGCATTGTCGATCGCTCGGTTATCAACATTCATATCGGCGGCGCTTACGGAGATAAAGAAACCGCCACTGCACAATTTCATCAAAATATGAAGAAGCTGCCACAGGAGATCAAACAGCGAATGACACTTGAAAATGATGATAAAACATATACGACGGAAGAGACGCTTCTGGTTTGTGAAAAAGAGGATGTTCCGTTTGTCTTTGACTTTCATCATTTTTACGCCAATCCAGATGACGACGCAGACCTGAATGAAGCACTGCCCCGGATGATCAAAACGTGGGAGCGGATCGGCCTGCAGCCAAAGGTTCACCTGTCTTCCCCAAAATCAGAACAAGCCATACGCAGCCACGCCGATTATGTTGACGCGAACTTTTTGCTGCCGCTGTTGGAACGCTTCAGGCAATGGGGAACAAATATTGATTTCATGATTGAAGCAAAACAGAAAGACAAGGCGCTTCTCCGCCTGATGGATGAATTAAGCTCCATCCGCGGCGTCAAACGCATTGGCGGCGGGGCTCTGCAATGGAAATCATAA
- a CDS encoding dihydrofolate reductase family protein: MDRKNVLYIAVSLDGMIAREDGSIDWLDEFEGEGDNGYSDFYQTVDTVVLGRSTYEHVKVLTPVFPYQDKTCYVFTGTPGSYQDEHVTFINEGAKAFTDRLKQEKGLNIWIAGGAELVDAFMKENAIDEFIITVIPVVLGSGIPLFHELTNETKLRLKGMKQFGQAVQLHYVNS, encoded by the coding sequence ATGGATAGAAAAAATGTTCTGTACATTGCTGTTTCGCTGGACGGGATGATCGCGAGAGAAGATGGAAGCATTGATTGGCTGGATGAATTTGAAGGTGAAGGGGATAACGGCTACAGTGATTTTTATCAGACTGTTGATACAGTCGTTTTAGGGCGCAGCACATATGAACACGTTAAAGTTCTAACGCCGGTTTTCCCGTATCAGGATAAAACATGCTACGTTTTCACAGGAACGCCCGGCAGCTATCAGGATGAACACGTGACGTTTATCAATGAGGGAGCCAAGGCCTTCACTGACCGTTTAAAACAGGAAAAAGGCTTAAACATCTGGATAGCTGGCGGGGCAGAGCTGGTGGACGCCTTTATGAAAGAAAACGCCATCGACGAATTCATCATCACTGTTATTCCAGTCGTTTTAGGGAGCGGCATCCCGCTGTTTCACGAGCTAACGAATGAAACAAAGCTGAGGTTAAAAGGGATGAAACAATTCGGACAGGCGGTTCAGCTCCACTATGTAAACTCATAA